A single window of Halobacterium jilantaiense DNA harbors:
- the cheF2 gene encoding chemotaxis protein CheF2, which produces MSESAIADFVSSFIPDTATHAEPVRGRVVMSKRRIVLATDDAKTTIPLQGVFDVQHETAPGDLARFFEDTVTIAYERDDQRHVAVVEGGGDTVDRFVTLVFKGLLHGTSVYVKHPARRGGRVTDQSFQAGNLALAPGKLVIKGTGATVDLSTVSDFERVERDLNGTNRQLLSVRHMGDAGPITTELALDSGRKMNLLGRYIRLQYTHLKQELKDVSLTDEEIEALVATYSSGPDASLAGVLGVDASRVTMLLNDLIEKDLVADDDGITLTSLGRAAVSEHIEDVNF; this is translated from the coding sequence ATGTCGGAATCAGCTATCGCGGACTTCGTCTCGTCGTTCATTCCGGACACCGCCACGCACGCCGAGCCGGTGCGTGGCCGTGTCGTGATGAGCAAACGCCGCATCGTGCTCGCGACAGACGACGCGAAAACCACCATCCCCCTGCAAGGCGTCTTCGACGTCCAACACGAGACAGCTCCCGGCGACCTCGCGCGCTTCTTCGAGGACACCGTCACAATCGCCTACGAGCGCGACGACCAGCGCCACGTCGCCGTCGTCGAGGGCGGCGGCGACACGGTCGACCGTTTCGTCACGCTCGTCTTCAAGGGCCTCCTGCACGGCACGTCCGTCTACGTCAAGCACCCCGCGCGCCGGGGCGGCCGCGTCACCGACCAGTCGTTCCAAGCGGGTAATCTCGCGCTCGCGCCCGGGAAACTCGTCATCAAGGGCACCGGCGCGACCGTCGACCTGTCGACGGTCTCGGACTTCGAACGAGTCGAGCGCGACCTGAACGGCACGAATCGCCAGCTACTGTCCGTCCGCCACATGGGTGACGCCGGACCCATCACCACCGAACTCGCGCTGGACTCCGGGCGGAAGATGAATCTCCTCGGTCGCTACATCCGCCTGCAGTACACCCACCTCAAGCAGGAGCTCAAGGACGTCTCGCTCACGGACGAAGAGATCGAGGCGCTGGTCGCAACCTACTCCAGTGGCCCCGACGCGAGCCTCGCCGGCGTCCTCGGCGTCGACGCGTCACGAGTCACGATGCTGCTCAACGACCTCATCGAGAAAGACCTCGTCGCCGACGACGACGGCATCACGCTCACCTCGCTCGGCCGAGCCGCCGTCAGCGAACACATCGAAGACGTCAACTTCTGA